The Myxocyprinus asiaticus isolate MX2 ecotype Aquarium Trade chromosome 31, UBuf_Myxa_2, whole genome shotgun sequence genome has a segment encoding these proteins:
- the LOC127422011 gene encoding olfactory receptor 52A1-like, which translates to MGDRSSNISYTEFQLIGFTDLKEYRPLLFIPFCIILVYSLFANAILMFVIAKHRKLHAPMYILIGLIAALGFFVPIYFVPRMLVSFLWNLNTITRHECLIQMFCLHFSGCFQSSILLGMAVDRYFAIIFPLRYNNFVSLKNSMLFSAILSIRNTVIIVAMVSLVVPLTFCRTNMIYHSFCEHTSVVNIACSDITKNYLALTIAFGIPSFDCFVIFCSYVIIFVVIFRSPSGESRQKAIHTCTTHIMGIAVAYISVVTAFVGYRVATIPRDVRISTSAMYLLLPGICNPVIYGLRTTEIRTQIVKLFKSNKVSTF; encoded by the coding sequence ATGGGTGACCGATCGAGCAACATCTCTTATACTGAATTCCAGTTAATTGGATTCACAGATCTTAAAGAATACCGTCCTCTACTCTTCATCCCTTTTTGCATCATCTTAGTGTACTCATTATTTGCTAATGCCATTTTGATGTTTGTCATTGCAAAACACAGAAAATTACATGCTCCCATGTATATTCTAATTGGACTGATTGCAGCTTTGGGGTTTTTTGTGCCAATATATTTTGTTCCAAGGATGCTAGTCAGTTTTTTGTGGAACCTGAATACAATTACACGACATGAGTGTCTAATACAAATGTTTTGTCTGCATTTTTCTGGTTGTTTTCAATCCAGCATCTTACTTGGAATGGCTGTGGACCgatattttgcaattattttcccCTTGCGTTACAATAACTTTGTAAGTTTGAAAAACTCAATGCTTTTCTCTGCAATTCTTAGCATTCGTAACACTGTTATCATTGTTGCCATGGTTAGTCTAGTTGTGCCACTTACTTTTTGTAGAACAAATATGATTTACCACAGCTTCTGTGAGCATACATCGGTTGTAAATATAGCTTGTAGTGATATTACTAAAAACTATTTAGCGCTTACGATAGCTTTTGGAATACCATCCTTTGATTGTTTCGTCATTTTTTGCTCTTATGTCATAATTTTTGTTGTTATATTTCGGTCTCCTTCAGGGGAATCCCGCcaaaaagccattcacacatgcaCTACACACATTATGGGCATAGCAGTAGCCTATATCAGTGTTGTTACTGCATTTGTAGGGTATAGGGTAGCTACAATACCACGAGATGTACGTATCTCAACTAGTGCGATGTATCTTCTTCTTCCTGGAATCTGCAACCCTGTTATTTATGGTCTCAGAACCACAGAAATTAGAACACAAATTGTTAAACTGTTTAAAAGTAATAAAGTTTCAACTTTTTGA